In Neisseria dentiae, one DNA window encodes the following:
- a CDS encoding multidrug efflux RND transporter permease subunit, translating into MAHFFIRRPVFAWVLAIFITFAGALSLLALPLEQYPNIAPPQISVVARYTGASAETVNDSVTQVIEQQMKGLDDLMYMSSTADSSGQSRSTLTFEPGTDIDVAQVQVQNALQQTLSRLPNEVQERGVTVTKGGQDNLVTWMFTTDDPDVSRVMITDYLASNLVDVLARIDGVAEITLYGSPYAMRVWLNPDKLEAYQLVPSDVVAAIQSQNVQVSAGQLGQLPAAANQMLNVPIQARGKFSTVAEFENIILKSTAGGAAVTLKDVARVELGAESADVQNRLNGREAGAFGVVLADNANALDVAAAVEARIRAMEPGFPYGMKAQTSQDSVPFVKASLEEVLKTLLEAVVLVVIVMYVFLQSWRATLIPAVAVPVVLMGTLGVLALLGYSINMLTMFALVLAIGLLVDDAIVVVENVERVMHEKGLDAKTATEKSMQEISSALVGIGMVLSAVFVPMAFFPGSTGVIYRQFAVTIIAAMGFSVLVALTLSPAMCAQFLKAKAHNNPGGGLFRRPLRAFNRGFERASAWYGATAGKLLQRGKIMLAAFAGILAVCAALFVWLPTSFLPEEDQGFLSVSITLPPGATDARTQKIVAELTDYFMQQPEVATVHALTGIRGSQGYGQITLRLKPWDERTGGEHTAAALARRIAAEMRKRTDARIFVSLPPVVRGLGSAGGVSFMIKDMNGAGYDALVAAKDRFIELARNSPYLDSVRTNNQDARTQLKVDLDNFKAAAHQIEPAAVNQLLNNALGGTYVNDFIHNGRIKHVYVQADAPFRMQPQDIGNWKVRNTAGQMIPLSAVSTIRWDIAPPQLIRFNGSLAMEMQAGVKSGASSGDAMREVQNIMAQLPNGFDYEWTGASLQEQRAGSQAPLLYAISILFVFLCLAALYESWSVPFAVILAAALGVLGALAATSLRGLNNDVFFQVGLLTTVGLAAKNAILIVEFAMQLQAQGKTAFAAAVEAARLRLRPIVMTSLAFGFGVLPLALGTGAGAASRVAIGTAVLGGTVISTVLGLLFVPVFFVWVRAWVQKRNQTAENTSI; encoded by the coding sequence ATGGCTCACTTTTTTATCCGCCGCCCGGTTTTTGCCTGGGTATTGGCGATTTTCATCACCTTTGCCGGCGCTTTGTCGCTGTTGGCGCTACCGCTGGAACAGTATCCCAATATTGCGCCGCCGCAGATTTCGGTGGTGGCGCGCTATACCGGCGCGTCGGCCGAAACGGTCAACGATTCGGTTACGCAGGTTATCGAGCAGCAGATGAAGGGGCTGGACGACCTGATGTATATGAGCTCTACCGCCGACTCTTCGGGGCAGTCGCGCTCCACCCTCACCTTCGAGCCGGGCACCGATATCGATGTGGCGCAGGTGCAGGTGCAAAATGCCTTGCAGCAAACCCTTTCGCGGCTGCCCAACGAAGTGCAGGAGCGCGGGGTAACGGTGACCAAAGGCGGACAGGACAATCTGGTTACCTGGATGTTCACCACCGATGATCCCGATGTGTCGCGGGTGATGATCACCGATTATCTGGCCAGCAATCTGGTGGATGTGTTGGCGCGCATCGACGGGGTGGCGGAAATCACGCTCTACGGCAGCCCCTATGCGATGCGCGTGTGGCTCAACCCCGATAAGCTCGAGGCTTACCAACTGGTTCCCTCCGATGTGGTGGCGGCGATCCAAAGCCAAAATGTGCAGGTATCGGCCGGGCAGCTCGGCCAGCTGCCGGCGGCGGCAAACCAAATGCTCAACGTGCCGATACAGGCGCGCGGCAAATTTTCCACCGTGGCCGAATTTGAAAACATTATTTTGAAAAGCACGGCCGGCGGCGCGGCGGTTACGCTGAAAGACGTGGCGCGGGTGGAATTGGGCGCAGAAAGCGCCGACGTGCAAAACCGGCTCAACGGGCGAGAAGCCGGCGCGTTCGGCGTGGTTCTGGCCGACAATGCCAATGCGCTGGATGTGGCGGCGGCGGTGGAAGCGCGTATCCGTGCCATGGAACCGGGTTTTCCCTACGGCATGAAAGCGCAAACCAGCCAAGACAGCGTGCCGTTTGTGAAAGCCTCGCTGGAAGAAGTGCTCAAAACGCTGCTGGAAGCGGTGGTGTTGGTGGTGATTGTGATGTATGTGTTTTTGCAGAGCTGGCGCGCCACACTGATTCCCGCCGTGGCCGTGCCGGTGGTGCTGATGGGCACGCTCGGCGTGTTGGCGCTGTTGGGCTATTCCATCAATATGCTGACCATGTTTGCGCTGGTGCTGGCCATCGGCCTGCTGGTGGACGATGCGATTGTGGTGGTGGAAAACGTGGAGCGCGTGATGCACGAAAAAGGGCTGGACGCGAAAACCGCCACCGAAAAATCCATGCAGGAAATCTCATCGGCGCTGGTGGGCATCGGCATGGTGTTGTCGGCGGTGTTTGTGCCGATGGCGTTTTTTCCCGGCTCCACCGGTGTGATTTACCGCCAGTTTGCCGTTACCATTATCGCCGCCATGGGTTTTTCGGTGCTGGTGGCGCTAACCCTTTCGCCGGCGATGTGCGCGCAGTTTTTGAAAGCCAAAGCGCACAACAACCCCGGCGGCGGTTTGTTCAGACGGCCTTTGCGGGCATTCAACCGCGGTTTTGAGCGTGCGTCGGCATGGTATGGCGCCACGGCGGGCAAACTCTTGCAGCGCGGCAAAATCATGCTGGCGGCGTTTGCGGGCATTTTGGCGGTGTGTGCCGCCCTGTTTGTGTGGCTGCCCACCTCGTTTCTGCCCGAAGAAGACCAAGGCTTTCTCTCGGTGAGCATCACGCTGCCGCCCGGCGCCACCGATGCGCGCACCCAGAAAATCGTGGCCGAGCTAACCGACTACTTTATGCAGCAGCCCGAAGTCGCCACCGTTCACGCCCTCACCGGCATACGCGGCAGCCAAGGCTACGGCCAAATCACCTTGCGCCTCAAACCGTGGGACGAGCGAACGGGCGGGGAACACACTGCCGCCGCACTGGCGCGCCGTATCGCTGCTGAAATGCGCAAACGCACCGATGCGCGCATTTTCGTGAGCCTGCCGCCGGTGGTGCGCGGCTTGGGCTCGGCCGGCGGGGTGAGTTTTATGATCAAAGACATGAACGGCGCAGGCTACGATGCGCTGGTGGCCGCCAAAGACCGCTTCATCGAGCTGGCGCGCAACAGCCCTTATCTGGACAGCGTGCGCACCAACAACCAAGACGCCCGCACCCAGCTGAAGGTGGATTTGGACAACTTCAAAGCCGCCGCCCACCAAATCGAACCGGCGGCCGTCAACCAGCTGCTCAACAACGCACTCGGCGGCACTTATGTGAACGACTTCATTCACAACGGCCGCATCAAACACGTGTATGTGCAGGCCGATGCGCCGTTCCGTATGCAGCCGCAGGATATCGGCAACTGGAAAGTGCGCAATACGGCCGGGCAGATGATTCCGCTTTCCGCCGTCAGCACCATCCGTTGGGACATCGCACCGCCGCAATTAATCCGCTTCAACGGCAGCCTCGCCATGGAAATGCAGGCCGGCGTGAAAAGCGGCGCCAGCTCCGGCGACGCCATGCGCGAAGTGCAAAACATCATGGCGCAATTACCGAACGGCTTTGATTACGAATGGACGGGCGCTTCGCTGCAAGAGCAGCGTGCCGGCAGCCAAGCGCCGCTGTTATACGCCATTTCGATACTGTTTGTGTTTCTCTGCCTGGCGGCGCTGTATGAAAGCTGGAGCGTGCCGTTTGCCGTGATTCTGGCCGCCGCATTGGGCGTACTCGGCGCACTCGCCGCCACCTCGCTGCGCGGCCTGAACAACGACGTGTTCTTTCAGGTGGGTCTGCTCACCACCGTCGGCTTGGCCGCCAAAAACGCCATTCTGATTGTGGAATTCGCCATGCAGCTGCAAGCGCAGGGCAAAACCGCCTTTGCCGCCGCCGTCGAAGCCGCCCGCCTGCGCCTGCGCCCGATTGTGATGACCTCGCTCGCCTTCGGCTTCGGCGTGCTGCCGCTGGCACTGGGTACCGGCGCGGGTGCTGCCAGCCGGGTTGCCATCGGCACGGCGGTGCTCGGCGGCACGGTGATTTCGACCGTGCTCGGTTTGCTGT